The Ferroacidibacillus organovorans genomic interval TTCTCAACCTCGGCGCACGCCTCAAGCAACATCGTGCGATACTCTTCAACTTGCGCCTGATATTCTTCCGGGATGTCACGAGCTTCAGAAGTCGTTCCCAAATCGTCTGTGTAAACAATCGCCCGATTCTCAACCAGATCGATGACGCCGAGGAAATGATCTTCAGCGCCAATCGGGATCTGAATCGCGACGGGGTTTGACTTGAGACGATCGCGGATCTGGCGAACGCATTCAAAAAAGTCAGCGCCGATAATATCCATTTTATTGACATAGGCCAAACGGGGAACATTGTACTTGTCCGCTTGTCGCCAGACGGTTTCTGACTGTGGTTCTACGCCGCCCTTGGCGTCAAACACCGCCACCGCACCATCGAGCACACGCAAAGAGCGTTCGACCTCAACGGTGAAATCGACGTGCCCTGGCGTATCGATGATGTTGATGCGGTGAGCCTTCCACTGCGCCGTTGTTGCCGCCGACGTAATGGTGATCCCGCGCTCTTGTTCTTGAACCATCCAGTCCATGGTCGCCGCGCCTTCGTGAACCTCGCCAATCTTATGCACGCGGCCTGTGTAAAACAGGATACGCTCCGTGGTCGTCGTCTTGCCCGCGTCGATATGCGCCATGATACCAATGTTGCGCGTTTTATCGAGCGGAAACTGCCTTGCCATGAGTCGTGTCCTCCTTTCCTTGCAATCTCATGATCCTACCAGCGATAGTGGGCAAACGCCTTATTCGCTTCCGCCATGCGATGCGTATCTTCACGTTTCTTTACAGCACCGCCGGCATTGTTGGCCGCATCCAGAATCTCATTGGCCAAACGATCGTCCATACTCTTTTCGTGACGCTGCCTAGAGTACTGAACAAGCCAACGCAACCCAAGTGTCGTTCGACGGTCCGGGCGAACTTCAACAGGCACTTGGTAGTTCGACCCGCCAACCCGGCGCGCCTTTACTTCCAAGACTGGCATAATGTTTTTCATCGCCGCGTCAAACACTTCCATCGGGTCTTTACCCGAACGTTCGCGCACCTTTTCAAACGCACCGTAGACGAGATTCTGCGCCACACCGCGCTTGCCATCGAGCATCACTTTATTGATCAAACGAGTAACCAATTTATTGGTAAAAAGCGGATCCGGCATAACATCCCTACGGGGCACAGGTCCTTTTCTTGGCATGAATACATCCTCCTTTCTCGCACGATCCATTCCATCGCGCGCCGCAAACAATCAGCGCAATCCATCGCGACTGTCGCAATGGCGCTACATTTTACTTTTTCTTTTTAGGACGCTTTGCGCCATATTTGGAGCGCGCTTGCTGACGGTCTTTCACGCCAGCCGTATCGAGCGCGCCGCGGACAATGTGATAGCGAACACCTGGCAAGTCTTTTACGCGACCTCCGCGAACGAGTACGACGGAGTGTTCCTGCAGGTTGTGGCCAATTCCGGGAATATAGGCAGTAACCTCAATCCCGTTCGTCAAGCGAACACGCGCGTATTTGCGAAGTGCCGAGTTTGGTTTTTTCGGCGTCATCGTTCCTACACGAGTACAAACGCCACGTTTTTGTGGTGAAGGCAAGTCTGTCTGCTCTTTTTGAAAGCTATTGTAGCCTTTTTGAAGCGCAGGAGCGCCAGACTTGTCTTCGAGCACCAAACGTCCTTTGCGGACGAGTTGGTTGATTGTCGGCATCGTGTGCACCTCCTTCCAAGAGTGGTTCTGCAGTATATTTTAGACCACAGACCCTGGTGGTTCATTTTGAGAGCCAAAAAAAGAATCACACATCGTCCCGAAGAAACCCTACGGTTGACGTAGCTAATTTCATTCCGCAGGCTGCGCCTAGCGCACCTTGGCAATCAACCCAGTTGATCTTGACGCCCTTTTCTTTGCAGATGGCAATCACAGGGTTAATGACATGGCGGTCAACATCTCGAGCGATATAGACTTCCGAGATCCGGTCGCGTTCGATCGCCCGCAAAGTCGACGAAGTTCCGACTGTACGACGCTGCTGTTTTTTGACCCGTTGATACATTAGGTGACACCTCAACGCTCACATGTAGGCACACTTTGAGATATTATCACGTCAGTATCTTTAAAGTCAAGAAAACCGGAGAGCATCCCAGGCCCCACGCATCTTTTTCCCAGTTGGTCGACCACGGGGACCATTCGAATGCCAAATAGAACCAGACTTCAGGATTTAGTATTTTCTCCATATCATTCGCGCTTAGACTTGTCAGTTCAACACGAATCGGGAATCGTCCCTGGAGTTCTGGAATCAAGTCTGACGGCTTAGCCATATGGAACGCACCTGCTGCAATAAACAAAATGTGATCCGTTTTGACTGGACCGTGTTTCGTAATAACTCAAGTTTCGCACCCCTACGCAGCCAGACGAGCCTTGAGTTTACTGGGCAGACAGGCTAAAAAGTGTTGCAACTCTTCCTCTTGGATCGTCATGCCTTCATCCCATGTTTGCACCATGGCTTGGGAAAGAAGAGCCAATAGACGATGGATGATGTCCGCGTAGCGTACGTCGGACATTTTGTCGCAGAGGTCTAGAAATAATCGTCCAAGCGTGCGTGGATCCTGTTCGTTGCGCGTTTCGACAGCCAGGTAGGTGTATCGTGCGAAGACGATTGTGTGCGCGATCATCGAATCGTAGGATCGCCCTTGTAACTCTTTGGCCAATTGTAGGTGAGACTTCACCATTTTGAAGAACACTTCTATATCTCACCGCTTCCCGTATAGGCGCACTACCTCCTCGTCAGCCATTGTGGTGTCGGTGCAGAGCAACGTCAGCCACTGCTTGGATCGTTGACGGTCACGGACGAAGACGATTTGGGCTTGTACCTCTTTGCCATTCTCATCGTTTCCGATCCCCACCACAACGGAGAAGCCAGGATCTTGGCGCTCCCCCGGCGCTTGGTCAACAACCCATACAACTGCGGCAGGGTCACTTTTTTCCGTCGTAGAGATAATGAAGCGTTTTGAGTGCCTTGAGCATGCAAATGACGGTCATCTTGTGCTGGACGGCTCGCAGGATCGTGGAAGGAAATGCGAACCAACGGTCAAACAACAGCACGCGTGTCTGGATGCCCATGGCTTGCGCCTGCTCCAAGAGTTAGAATAGCGTCACCGTCGCTTTGCTCATGCTCTCCCGTCGCCTGTGATACCCCGACGTTCTGCGATCCACACTCGGATTTGCCTTTTGTATGTGGTTTTCCACCTTTTCGGAGATGAGCAACGAGAAGGCGAGAGGAACAAAGGAGTTGCCGTCTGACCAGCCCAGCGTCAACATGCGAAATCCCTTCACAAAACGATGGGCGGCATGATCAA includes:
- the rpsG gene encoding 30S ribosomal protein S7: MPRKGPVPRRDVMPDPLFTNKLVTRLINKVMLDGKRGVAQNLVYGAFEKVRERSGKDPMEVFDAAMKNIMPVLEVKARRVGGSNYQVPVEVRPDRRTTLGLRWLVQYSRQRHEKSMDDRLANEILDAANNAGGAVKKREDTHRMAEANKAFAHYRW
- the rpsL gene encoding 30S ribosomal protein S12, encoding MPTINQLVRKGRLVLEDKSGAPALQKGYNSFQKEQTDLPSPQKRGVCTRVGTMTPKKPNSALRKYARVRLTNGIEVTAYIPGIGHNLQEHSVVLVRGGRVKDLPGVRYHIVRGALDTAGVKDRQQARSKYGAKRPKKKK
- a CDS encoding ribosomal L7Ae/L30e/S12e/Gadd45 family protein → MYQRVKKQQRRTVGTSSTLRAIERDRISEVYIARDVDRHVINPVIAICKEKGVKINWVDCQGALGAACGMKLATSTVGFLRDDV